In Aliarcobacter faecis, a genomic segment contains:
- the dnaE gene encoding DNA polymerase III subunit alpha, translating to MSQIPQFTHLHLHTEYSLLDGANKIKPLAKKLKEFGMTSVAMTDHGNMFGAIDFYNAMRTEGIKPIIGMEAYIHNSEELGDKTNRQRYHLCLYAKDEIGYKNLMYLSSQAYINGFYYYPRINKKLLKEHSAGLVCSAACLQGEVNWHLNTQNERNVKNGAKGYEEAKRIALEYKEIFGDDFYLEIMRHGIGDQHFVDDLILKISNETGIKVVATNDTHYLEQKDADAHEAFMCIAMNKLYDDPNRLRHSVHEFYLKSQEQISKLYADIPEAIENTQEIADKCNLTIKLGNPTPPNFKFTRDKLKEKNIDIPEPENEYSLENDKVLFAYECRNGLEDRLKLVPISKHDEYRARLELEIEIINSMKFPGYMLIVWDFVKVAKDMGIPVGPGRGSAAGSLVAYSLKITDIDPIPYGLLFERFLNPERVSMPDIDMDFCQSRRGEIIDYVVNQYGRANVAQIITFGKLLAKGVIRDVARVLDMPYAKADAMAKLIPDELGIDLKKSWEKEPKIKELCEADPLAARVWEYALALEGLNRNAGTHAAGVVISNEPLWNKTPLFKPSGLDTLATQYNGKYIEDVDLIKFDFLGLKTLTVIDEAIKLIEQRHCKRIDFKTIDVNDKGVYDLIQTGDTLGLFQIESDGMQDLCKRLKPSNFEDIVAVLALYRPGPMESGMLDDFIERKHGRAKIDYFHDELEEVLKPILENTYGVIVYQEQVMQIVQSVGGFSLGGADLVRRAMGKKIKEEMDRLKGQFADGAEQKGFTRAYAEELFDLIVKFAGYGFNKSHSAAYALVTFYTSYLKCYYPAEFMAALLTLEKDNTDKVVRYVDEVKRLGLELFPPDINKSDLVFSATNINGKEVVMFGMGAIKGAGDIAINSILSARGKDNFKDLSDFISRIDASKVNKRVIESLGKAGVFDSFGYSRNALLSQIEKIMDSSSKASNAKKMATGSLFGDSDELTKIEIELDNLPEYSQKELLELEKASLGFYVSGHPLDEYKEQIEKINYTLSSSIDELADGSQILIVGKVEEIVEKISKKGSKFGIVSILDYHGTIEFMLFEDKLKELQESFNLDEPIAIKVRISKNDQFTRMSVLKIETIFDAQKEKVKIKQKEIVEPPLIIALPFSEDELIIHDLFDLVVNNQGKRELKVLIKSKLADLELDSAIKVNSDIEKLIHNIKGAYIVDVENSSNK from the coding sequence ATGTCACAAATACCACAATTTACACATTTACATTTACATACTGAGTATTCACTTCTTGATGGTGCAAATAAGATAAAACCACTTGCGAAAAAACTAAAAGAGTTTGGAATGACAAGTGTTGCTATGACTGATCATGGAAATATGTTTGGAGCAATAGACTTTTACAATGCTATGAGAACTGAAGGTATAAAACCAATTATTGGAATGGAAGCATATATTCACAATAGTGAAGAGTTAGGCGATAAAACAAATAGACAAAGATACCATTTATGTCTATATGCAAAGGATGAAATAGGGTATAAAAACCTTATGTATCTTAGTTCACAAGCTTATATAAATGGATTTTATTATTATCCAAGAATAAATAAAAAACTTCTAAAAGAGCATAGTGCAGGGCTTGTTTGTAGTGCTGCTTGTTTACAAGGAGAGGTAAATTGGCATTTAAATACTCAAAATGAGAGAAATGTAAAAAATGGTGCAAAAGGTTATGAAGAAGCAAAGAGAATAGCTTTAGAGTATAAAGAGATTTTTGGAGATGATTTTTATTTAGAGATTATGCGTCATGGAATTGGTGACCAACACTTTGTTGATGATTTAATTTTAAAAATTTCAAATGAAACAGGAATAAAAGTAGTTGCTACAAATGATACACACTATTTAGAGCAAAAAGATGCTGATGCACACGAAGCTTTTATGTGTATTGCTATGAATAAACTTTATGATGACCCAAATAGATTAAGACATAGTGTTCACGAATTTTATTTAAAATCACAAGAGCAAATAAGCAAACTTTATGCAGATATTCCTGAAGCCATAGAAAATACTCAAGAAATAGCAGATAAATGTAATTTAACAATAAAATTAGGAAACCCCACTCCTCCAAACTTTAAATTTACAAGAGATAAGCTAAAAGAGAAAAATATAGATATTCCAGAGCCAGAGAATGAATATTCACTAGAAAATGATAAGGTTTTATTTGCATATGAGTGTAGAAATGGACTTGAAGATAGATTAAAACTTGTTCCTATAAGTAAACATGATGAGTATAGAGCTAGATTAGAGTTAGAAATAGAGATTATAAACAGTATGAAATTTCCAGGGTATATGTTGATAGTTTGGGATTTTGTGAAAGTTGCAAAAGATATGGGAATTCCAGTTGGTCCAGGACGAGGTTCAGCTGCTGGAAGTTTGGTTGCGTATAGTTTGAAAATTACAGATATTGACCCAATTCCTTATGGATTACTTTTTGAGAGATTTTTAAATCCTGAAAGGGTATCAATGCCCGATATTGATATGGACTTTTGCCAAAGTAGAAGAGGAGAGATAATTGACTATGTTGTAAATCAGTATGGAAGAGCCAATGTTGCTCAAATTATCACTTTTGGTAAGCTTCTAGCAAAAGGGGTTATTAGAGATGTTGCAAGAGTTCTTGATATGCCTTATGCAAAAGCTGATGCCATGGCAAAATTAATTCCTGATGAATTAGGAATTGATCTTAAAAAATCTTGGGAGAAAGAGCCAAAAATAAAAGAGCTTTGTGAAGCTGACCCATTAGCAGCTAGAGTTTGGGAATATGCACTTGCTCTTGAAGGATTAAATAGAAATGCAGGAACTCATGCTGCTGGAGTTGTTATCTCAAATGAACCATTGTGGAATAAAACACCACTTTTTAAACCAAGTGGGCTTGATACTCTAGCTACTCAATATAATGGGAAATACATTGAAGATGTAGATTTAATCAAGTTTGACTTTCTAGGATTAAAAACTCTTACAGTTATTGATGAAGCTATAAAATTAATCGAGCAAAGACATTGTAAAAGAATAGATTTTAAAACAATAGATGTAAATGATAAGGGTGTCTATGATTTAATTCAAACAGGAGATACTTTAGGTTTATTTCAAATAGAGTCTGATGGTATGCAAGATTTGTGTAAAAGATTAAAACCATCAAATTTTGAGGATATTGTAGCCGTACTTGCACTTTATAGACCAGGACCTATGGAATCAGGAATGCTTGATGATTTTATTGAAAGAAAGCATGGAAGAGCAAAGATCGATTATTTTCACGATGAACTTGAAGAGGTTTTAAAACCGATTTTAGAAAATACTTATGGAGTTATTGTTTATCAAGAGCAGGTTATGCAAATTGTTCAAAGTGTTGGTGGCTTCTCTTTGGGTGGGGCAGACTTAGTACGAAGAGCTATGGGTAAAAAGATTAAAGAGGAGATGGATAGATTAAAAGGGCAGTTTGCTGATGGTGCAGAGCAAAAAGGATTTACAAGAGCTTATGCTGAAGAACTTTTTGATTTGATTGTTAAATTTGCTGGATATGGATTTAATAAGTCTCACTCAGCAGCTTATGCTTTGGTTACTTTTTATACTTCTTATTTAAAATGTTACTATCCAGCTGAATTTATGGCGGCACTTTTAACTCTTGAAAAAGATAATACAGATAAGGTTGTAAGATATGTTGATGAGGTAAAAAGGCTAGGTTTAGAACTTTTCCCACCAGATATAAATAAATCGGATTTAGTTTTTTCAGCTACAAATATTAATGGCAAAGAGGTTGTTATGTTTGGAATGGGAGCAATTAAAGGTGCTGGAGATATAGCAATAAACTCTATATTAAGTGCGAGAGGAAAAGATAATTTTAAGGATTTATCAGATTTTATTTCAAGAATTGATGCAAGTAAGGTAAATAAAAGAGTTATTGAGTCATTGGGGAAAGCGGGAGTTTTTGATAGTTTTGGGTATTCAAGAAATGCACTTTTAAGCCAAATAGAAAAGATAATGGATAGTTCTTCAAAAGCTTCAAATGCTAAAAAAATGGCAACAGGTTCACTTTTTGGTGATAGTGATGAACTTACAAAAATTGAAATAGAGCTTGATAATTTACCTGAATACTCACAAAAAGAGCTACTTGAACTTGAAAAAGCTAGTTTAGGATTTTATGTTTCAGGACACCCTCTTGATGAGTATAAAGAGCAAATAGAGAAGATAAACTATACTTTAAGTTCGAGTATTGATGAACTTGCTGATGGAAGCCAGATTTTAATAGTTGGGAAAGTGGAAGAGATAGTTGAAAAAATTTCTAAAAAAGGTTCAAAATTTGGTATTGTTTCAATTTTAGATTATCATGGAACTATAGAGTTTATGTTATTTGAAGATAAATTAAAAGAGCTTCAAGAGAGTTTTAATTTAGATGAACCAATAGCAATTAAAGTTAGAATCTCAAAAAACGACCAATTTACAAGAATGAGTGTTTTAAAGATAGAGACTATTTTTGATGCACAAAAAGAGAAAGTAAAAATAAAACAAAAAGAGATAGTTGAACCACCACTTATTATAGCACTTCCTTTTAGTGAAGATGAGCTTATAATTCACGATTTATTTGATTTAGTAGTAAATAATCAAGGAAAAAGAGAGTTGAAAGTTTTAATAAAATCAAAATTAGCAGATTTAGAACTTGATAGTGCAATAAAAGTAAATAGTGATATTGAAAAATTAATACATAATATAAAAGGAGCATATATAGTAGATGTTGAAAATTCTTCTAACAAATGA
- a CDS encoding DJ-1 family glyoxalase III, whose translation MTKILVPIANGFEEIEAITIIDICRRAEIEVITAGVEDKILTGAHNIKIETDKKITEISSADFDMIVLPGGVPNAFTLAEDENVQKLLKEFKAKSKKIAAICAAPYALYKADVLNKNYTCYPSFEEKIKDSNYQVDKDVVIDENVITSKGPGTAIKFVLEIVKTLKGEDAYASIKNQLLV comes from the coding sequence ATGACAAAAATTTTAGTTCCTATTGCAAATGGTTTTGAAGAGATAGAAGCAATTACAATAATAGATATTTGTAGACGAGCAGAAATAGAAGTAATAACTGCTGGAGTTGAAGATAAAATTTTAACGGGTGCTCATAATATTAAGATAGAAACAGATAAAAAAATAACTGAAATATCTAGTGCTGATTTTGATATGATAGTTCTTCCAGGAGGAGTTCCAAATGCTTTTACTTTGGCTGAAGATGAAAATGTTCAAAAACTTCTGAAAGAGTTTAAAGCTAAAAGTAAAAAAATAGCTGCTATTTGTGCCGCTCCTTATGCTTTATATAAAGCTGATGTTTTAAATAAAAATTATACTTGTTATCCTAGTTTTGAAGAAAAAATAAAAGATAGTAATTATCAAGTAGATAAAGATGTTGTTATTGATGAAAATGTAATAACTTCAAAAGGACCAGGAACTGCTATAAAATTTGTTTTAGAGATTGTAAAAACTCTAAAAGGTGAAGATGCTTACGCTTCAATAAAAAATCAACTTCTTGTATAA
- a CDS encoding FlgO family outer membrane protein, which yields MFRNISKTAILTSLVVLILSGCSYKYRSANTSDATSNSNLNKEYNKVKDARDHLDIAEDMQKYVTSQTTLEATIASLSTQLMQNQKINTDKPVLITSFVRLDQLKETSEFGRVLGESLINELSNRGFNVIEYRGQMAVSINDKGEYFISRKPHEIKSSTPNTYVVVGTYSRQAGKVILNARIIDNISGKIITSARATYLHNLANDCTLFKDCAPARTINIVKEK from the coding sequence ATGTTTAGAAATATTTCTAAAACTGCTATTTTAACATCTTTAGTTGTTTTAATTCTTTCAGGTTGTTCATATAAATATAGAAGTGCAAACACTTCTGATGCGACAAGTAATAGCAACTTAAACAAAGAGTACAACAAAGTAAAAGATGCCAGAGACCATTTAGATATTGCAGAGGATATGCAAAAATATGTAACAAGCCAAACAACTCTTGAAGCTACAATTGCATCTCTTTCAACTCAATTAATGCAAAATCAAAAGATTAATACTGATAAACCTGTACTTATTACATCTTTTGTAAGGTTAGACCAGCTAAAAGAGACTTCAGAATTTGGAAGAGTTTTAGGTGAAAGCTTAATAAATGAGTTATCAAATAGAGGTTTTAATGTAATTGAATATAGAGGGCAAATGGCTGTTTCTATAAACGATAAAGGTGAATATTTCATCTCTAGAAAACCTCATGAAATCAAAAGTTCAACTCCAAATACTTATGTAGTTGTTGGTACTTACTCAAGACAAGCTGGAAAAGTTATATTAAATGCAAGAATTATTGATAATATTAGTGGGAAAATAATAACAAGTGCCAGAGCTACATATCTTCATAATTTAGCAAATGATTGTACACTTTTCAAAGATTGTGCACCTGCAAGAACTATAAATATAGTTAAAGAGAAATAA
- a CDS encoding FlgO family outer membrane protein, with protein MQKPYLRVVKHILILLLLSFTLNSCAYKYPLNGSNNFHALISTMVDESGQKIKRYVGSGEVVLVSDFVNLDKLQNRSQLGFLLSSMLKDKLSSLNIVVKEIELGKEFELGKSGFNLLTREQEKILSKTVQSKYAAVGTYSITSKTLNVFIKLIDVRTGNILASSYERTNIDDEILGLEGSLERKTTPILKPHLVL; from the coding sequence ATGCAAAAACCTTATCTAAGGGTAGTAAAACACATTCTTATTTTACTACTCTTATCTTTTACTTTAAACTCTTGTGCATACAAATACCCATTAAATGGCTCAAATAACTTTCATGCTCTAATCTCTACTATGGTTGATGAATCTGGTCAAAAGATAAAAAGATATGTTGGATCTGGAGAAGTTGTTTTAGTTTCAGATTTTGTAAATCTTGACAAACTACAAAATAGATCTCAATTAGGATTTCTACTTTCAAGTATGCTAAAAGATAAACTTTCATCTTTAAATATAGTTGTAAAAGAGATAGAGTTAGGAAAAGAGTTTGAACTTGGAAAATCAGGCTTTAATCTTCTCACAAGAGAACAAGAAAAAATCTTATCAAAAACAGTTCAATCAAAATATGCAGCAGTTGGAACTTACTCAATTACAAGTAAAACTTTAAATGTTTTCATAAAATTAATTGATGTGAGAACTGGGAATATTTTAGCTTCATCTTATGAAAGAACAAATATAGATGATGAAATTTTAGGACTTGAAGGTAGTTTAGAGAGAAAAACAACCCCTATTTTAAAACCACATTTAGTTTTATAA
- the recJ gene encoding single-stranded-DNA-specific exonuclease RecJ, with amino-acid sequence MSKITKQRLFEILKARHLNNPYSKLASIPSPNSFKDIDIATKRVKEAIQNKEKITIVGDYDVDGVVSTTIMLEFFEDLGVKVDYIIPNRFEHGYGLSTKIADMISEGLVITVDNGISAYEASLILKEKNVDLIITDHHTVGEKIPLALAIINPKQNDCNFEFKEICGAQVAWYFCAAIKKELNANIDLSSYLDLLTLAIIADIMPMTSLNHTMVKQGLKKIKSSKREAFKLLNQHIQKEFLVSDDIGFTIAPKINSAGRMEDASLALEFLLSKCQNSAYEALSVLDELNNYRKTLQEDISSKAEKQIKILDKAVVVWGENWHEGVIGIVASKLSNKYKKPAFIFSINNGIAKGSARANSQISLYELISKASHLLLGFGGHKNAAGLSLNSSNLEAFKEIINSELNQVNDSLHNEYITLGELDVSSVDLEFISIIEEFEPYGLENERPIFNVSNAKLIKSELIGKDKNHLKLTLNSDGFIFEALKFYDNNTSLTDTLNLILSISKNEFRGVVTPSFLIQEIL; translated from the coding sequence ATGTCAAAAATCACAAAGCAAAGACTTTTTGAAATTCTAAAAGCAAGACATTTGAATAATCCATATTCAAAACTTGCTTCTATCCCATCACCTAACAGTTTTAAAGATATAGATATTGCAACAAAAAGAGTAAAAGAAGCTATTCAAAACAAAGAGAAGATAACTATTGTTGGAGATTATGATGTAGATGGTGTAGTTTCAACTACAATTATGCTTGAATTTTTTGAAGATTTGGGAGTAAAAGTAGATTATATTATTCCAAATAGATTTGAACATGGTTATGGATTATCTACTAAAATAGCAGATATGATAAGTGAAGGGCTTGTTATTACCGTTGATAATGGAATTAGTGCTTATGAGGCTTCACTTATTTTAAAAGAGAAAAATGTAGATTTAATTATAACAGATCATCATACAGTTGGAGAAAAAATACCTCTTGCTTTAGCAATAATAAATCCTAAGCAAAATGATTGTAATTTTGAGTTTAAAGAGATTTGTGGAGCTCAAGTTGCTTGGTATTTTTGTGCTGCAATTAAAAAAGAGTTAAATGCAAATATTGATTTAAGCTCTTATTTGGATCTATTAACTTTGGCAATTATTGCAGATATTATGCCAATGACAAGCCTTAATCACACAATGGTAAAACAAGGTTTAAAGAAGATAAAAAGTTCAAAAAGAGAAGCATTTAAACTATTAAATCAACATATTCAAAAAGAGTTTTTAGTCTCAGATGATATAGGTTTTACAATAGCTCCTAAAATAAATAGTGCTGGAAGAATGGAGGATGCTAGTTTAGCTTTAGAGTTTTTATTATCAAAATGTCAAAATAGTGCCTATGAGGCTTTATCTGTTTTAGATGAATTAAATAATTATAGAAAAACTTTGCAAGAGGATATCTCTTCTAAGGCTGAAAAACAGATAAAAATTTTGGATAAAGCTGTTGTTGTTTGGGGAGAGAATTGGCATGAAGGAGTTATTGGAATAGTTGCTTCAAAACTCTCAAATAAGTATAAAAAACCAGCTTTTATCTTTTCTATAAATAATGGAATAGCAAAAGGAAGTGCAAGAGCAAATTCACAAATTAGTTTATATGAGTTAATATCAAAAGCTTCACACTTACTTCTTGGTTTTGGTGGACATAAGAATGCTGCTGGCTTATCTTTAAACTCTTCAAATTTAGAGGCATTTAAAGAGATAATAAATAGTGAATTAAATCAAGTAAATGATAGTTTACATAATGAATATATAACTTTAGGTGAACTTGATGTTAGTAGTGTAGATTTAGAATTTATATCAATAATTGAAGAGTTTGAACCCTATGGACTTGAAAATGAAAGACCTATTTTTAATGTATCAAATGCAAAATTAATTAAGAGTGAATTAATAGGAAAAGATAAAAATCATCTAAAACTTACATTAAATAGTGATGGATTTATTTTTGAAGCTTTAAAATTTTATGATAATAATACAAGTTTAACAGATACTTTAAACTTAATACTGTCTATTTCAAAAAATGAGTTTAGAGGAGTTGTTACTCCATCTTTTTTAATTCAAGAGATTTTATAA
- a CDS encoding CTP synthase: MTKFIFVTGGVLSSLGKGITSASIAAILKQSGFKVSMLKIDPYLNVDPGTMSPLEHGEVFVTADGAETDLDLGNYERFIDKTLSKINSFTTGQVYQSVIKREREGGYLGKTIQVIPHVVDEIKERIFAAAEGNEFLIIEIGGTVGDIESLPFLEAIRSIRHELPKSNTMNIHVSLVPFIKAAGELKTKPTQHSVQELRRIGITPHMLVCRTEKELPKSLKDKLALSCDIDRNAVIEAGDAQSIYQVPLHFIKEGILTPLSDHFNIKIKPNMEKWDTLVKNILVPQDEVTIAFVGKYLGLKESYKSLIEALVHAGAHLNTKINIHWCDSERIEDLGAYEVIGNVDAILVAGGFGSRGVEGKLQAIKYARENNITFLGICLGMQLSIIEFARNVLGLEDANSIEFDENTTNPLIYLIDEFMDQSGNKQLRTHESPMGGTMRLGEYPFEPLKGSKLQKAYGLEKEYFERHRHRYEANPKYKEALENAGMIICGESNGLIEAVELKEHPWFVGVQFHPEFTSHLETPNPIILEFIKQANSLK; this comes from the coding sequence ATGACAAAATTCATTTTTGTAACGGGTGGAGTTCTTAGTTCTTTAGGAAAAGGTATAACTTCTGCTTCAATTGCTGCAATATTAAAGCAATCAGGATTTAAAGTAAGTATGTTAAAAATTGACCCGTACTTAAATGTAGACCCAGGGACAATGAGTCCTCTTGAACATGGTGAAGTTTTTGTAACTGCTGATGGAGCTGAAACGGATTTAGATTTAGGAAATTATGAGAGATTTATAGATAAAACTTTATCAAAAATCAATAGTTTTACAACAGGACAAGTTTATCAAAGTGTAATCAAAAGAGAACGAGAGGGTGGTTATTTAGGAAAAACTATTCAAGTAATTCCTCATGTTGTTGATGAAATTAAAGAGAGAATTTTTGCTGCTGCTGAAGGAAATGAGTTTTTAATCATTGAAATTGGTGGAACTGTTGGAGATATTGAGAGTTTACCATTTTTGGAGGCAATTAGATCAATTAGGCATGAACTTCCAAAATCAAATACTATGAATATTCATGTAAGTTTGGTTCCTTTTATAAAAGCAGCAGGTGAACTTAAAACAAAACCAACTCAACACTCAGTTCAAGAGTTAAGAAGAATTGGAATTACTCCTCATATGCTTGTTTGTAGAACAGAAAAAGAGCTTCCAAAATCATTAAAAGATAAATTAGCTCTTTCTTGTGATATTGATAGAAATGCAGTTATTGAAGCTGGAGATGCTCAATCAATATATCAAGTTCCACTTCATTTTATAAAAGAGGGGATTTTAACTCCACTATCAGATCATTTTAATATCAAAATTAAACCAAATATGGAAAAATGGGATACTTTAGTTAAAAATATTTTAGTTCCACAAGATGAAGTTACTATTGCTTTTGTTGGTAAATATCTAGGACTTAAAGAGTCTTATAAATCTTTAATTGAAGCTTTAGTTCATGCAGGGGCTCACTTAAATACAAAAATTAATATTCATTGGTGTGATAGTGAGAGAATAGAAGATTTAGGAGCCTATGAAGTTATTGGTAATGTTGATGCTATCTTAGTTGCTGGTGGGTTTGGTTCAAGGGGAGTTGAAGGAAAACTTCAAGCGATTAAATATGCAAGAGAAAATAATATTACTTTCTTAGGAATTTGTCTTGGAATGCAACTATCAATAATTGAGTTTGCAAGAAATGTTTTAGGTTTAGAAGATGCTAACTCTATTGAGTTTGATGAAAATACAACAAATCCACTAATATATTTAATTGATGAATTTATGGATCAAAGTGGAAATAAACAATTAAGAACTCATGAATCTCCAATGGGAGGAACAATGAGATTAGGAGAGTATCCATTTGAACCATTAAAAGGTTCAAAACTTCAAAAAGCTTATGGATTGGAAAAAGAGTATTTTGAAAGACATAGACATAGATATGAAGCAAATCCAAAGTATAAAGAGGCTTTAGAAAATGCTGGAATGATTATTTGTGGAGAGTCAAATGGGCTTATTGAAGCAGTTGAATTAAAAGAGCATCCTTGGTTTGTAGGAGTTCAATTTCATCCAGAATTTACTTCACATTTAGAGACTCCAAATCCTATAATTTTAGAGTTTATAAAACAGGCAAATAGCCTTAAATAA
- the ccoG gene encoding cytochrome c oxidase accessory protein CcoG, translated as MKEKNEYLDKTPYRYRRYVGYTLATIISLAIPFIQINGNQIFLLSFDKKQFHLMGTAFDMQELYLMPFLLMLLFLGIFALTAIGGRAWCGWSCPQTIFRVIYRDLIESTLLKLRRIKNKQKDIDLSKNENRFKKAVGIALWSILSLIAASNFMWFFVPPADFFAYLKEPTEHLFLIGMVLCIAGFLIYDVIILKEDFCIYICPYSRVQSVLYDNNTYQAIYSTSRGGNIYNEQKEKTIFKIKDFVDPSSECTACEACVSVCPTHIDIRKGMQLECINCLECVDACTTVMGKLGKPSLVQWSSTNNIVYNEPTKVLRKNTIMYFVALAITISILFLMSGEKEYMLLNVNKDTELYKIKENNVVSNTYLLLFQNTESKPLTYELEITNNPDIKITRFEPFTLSPGKMAKKVVILETDKLLVNDSSKDTPIPITLKAYAKEDPEKVKVVRNATFFFPRADKLK; from the coding sequence ATGAAAGAAAAAAATGAATATTTAGATAAGACACCTTATCGATATAGAAGATATGTAGGATATACTCTTGCTACAATTATCTCTTTAGCAATCCCATTTATTCAAATAAATGGTAACCAAATTTTCCTATTATCATTTGATAAAAAACAATTTCATTTAATGGGAACAGCATTTGATATGCAAGAGTTATATCTTATGCCATTCTTATTAATGCTTCTATTTTTAGGAATTTTTGCCCTTACTGCTATTGGAGGTCGTGCTTGGTGTGGTTGGAGTTGTCCACAAACAATTTTTAGGGTAATTTATAGAGATTTAATTGAATCAACACTTTTAAAACTTAGAAGAATAAAAAACAAACAAAAAGATATAGATTTAAGTAAAAATGAGAATAGGTTCAAAAAAGCAGTTGGTATTGCTTTATGGTCTATTTTATCTCTGATTGCAGCTTCAAATTTTATGTGGTTTTTTGTTCCTCCTGCTGATTTCTTTGCATACTTAAAAGAACCAACAGAACATCTATTTCTTATAGGAATGGTTTTATGTATAGCTGGATTTTTAATATATGATGTAATTATTTTAAAAGAGGATTTTTGTATTTATATCTGTCCTTATTCAAGAGTTCAATCTGTTTTATATGATAATAATACATATCAAGCGATTTACTCAACTTCAAGAGGTGGAAATATTTATAATGAGCAAAAAGAGAAGACAATCTTTAAAATAAAAGATTTTGTTGATCCTTCTAGCGAATGTACAGCCTGTGAAGCCTGTGTTAGTGTTTGTCCAACTCATATTGATATAAGAAAAGGGATGCAACTTGAGTGTATAAACTGTCTTGAATGTGTTGATGCCTGTACGACAGTTATGGGAAAATTAGGAAAACCATCTTTAGTTCAATGGTCAAGTACTAATAATATTGTATATAACGAACCAACTAAGGTACTTAGAAAAAATACAATTATGTATTTTGTAGCTTTAGCAATTACTATTAGTATATTATTCTTAATGAGTGGGGAAAAAGAGTATATGCTTTTAAATGTAAATAAGGATACAGAGCTATATAAAATAAAAGAGAATAATGTTGTATCAAATACATATTTATTACTTTTCCAAAATACTGAGTCAAAGCCTCTTACATATGAACTTGAAATTACAAATAATCCAGATATTAAAATTACGAGATTTGAACCATTTACATTAAGTCCAGGGAAAATGGCTAAAAAAGTTGTAATTTTAGAAACAGATAAACTTTTGGTAAACGATAGTTCTAAAGATACTCCTATTCCTATTACATTAAAAGCTTATGCAAAAGAGGACCCAGAGAAAGTTAAGGTAGTTAGAAATGCTACTTTCTTTTTCCCTAGAGCCGATAAACTTAAATAA